A single genomic interval of Adhaeribacter pallidiroseus harbors:
- a CDS encoding M61 family metallopeptidase, with protein sequence MFQRFRIVCFSVLFLIFLIVPVKLWAIAKVNYTLSMPEPQTHYFTVELIFDNPGKEYLDVKMPVWTPGSYLVREYAKNVEAFTATAGNQPIRFEKITKNTWRVYAAKAPQVKVTYQVYAFELTVRTSFLNAEHGYVNGASMFMYPDGLQNEASEIKVVPYKDWKVVSTALPAVGNQPFTFRAANYDEVVDSPIEIGNHEVWQFEVNGIPHRVAMFGESNANKERFLADLKKITATAIQIMGESPLDRYLFIIHNLPVGGGGLEHKFSTTLQVKKWGYSTVAGYNSILGLAAHEYFHLWNVKRLRPVGLGPFNYDAETYTNLLWVSEGFTSYYANVILRRSGFLGNEQYLATLAEEISALENAPGVRVQSAAESSFDAWIKYYRPNENSANAGTSYYSKGAVIGLLLNLEILHRTNGQKSLDDVMRQLYQQYYKKLDRGFTDAEFKQAAEQVAGSKLDAFFSDYIYGIKTPAYATFFGYAGLNVVNQNAGKQDANLGAKVALTSGRQLVTAVVRDGSAWKGGLNVNDEILALNGYRITDDVNQSLVGARPGQPISLLVNRDGQMLHLEFPLVPSEVRSYKISLSDKPSKEQSKIVAAWMNGK encoded by the coding sequence ATGTTTCAACGCTTCCGAATAGTATGCTTTTCCGTACTTTTTTTAATTTTTTTAATTGTTCCGGTCAAACTTTGGGCCATTGCTAAGGTTAATTACACCTTAAGCATGCCTGAGCCCCAAACCCATTATTTTACGGTAGAATTAATTTTCGACAATCCCGGAAAAGAGTACCTGGATGTAAAAATGCCGGTCTGGACGCCGGGCTCTTACTTAGTACGCGAATATGCCAAGAACGTAGAAGCATTTACCGCTACTGCCGGCAACCAACCCATTCGGTTTGAAAAAATAACGAAAAATACCTGGCGGGTATATGCGGCAAAAGCACCGCAGGTAAAAGTAACGTACCAGGTATATGCCTTTGAACTAACCGTACGAACCAGCTTCTTAAATGCGGAGCATGGCTATGTAAACGGAGCCAGTATGTTTATGTACCCGGATGGCCTGCAAAACGAAGCTTCTGAAATTAAGGTAGTTCCTTATAAAGATTGGAAAGTAGTCTCTACAGCGTTACCGGCCGTGGGTAACCAGCCTTTTACTTTCCGGGCTGCTAATTACGACGAGGTAGTAGATTCGCCGATTGAAATTGGCAACCACGAAGTATGGCAGTTTGAGGTAAATGGTATTCCGCACCGGGTAGCCATGTTCGGAGAATCCAACGCCAATAAGGAAAGATTTTTAGCCGATTTAAAAAAAATCACTGCTACCGCCATCCAGATTATGGGAGAATCGCCGCTCGACCGGTATTTATTTATTATTCATAATCTACCCGTGGGAGGTGGTGGCCTAGAACATAAGTTTTCGACTACCTTGCAGGTTAAAAAATGGGGCTATAGCACCGTGGCCGGTTATAATTCTATTTTGGGCTTAGCGGCGCACGAGTATTTTCATCTTTGGAACGTAAAGCGCTTACGCCCCGTTGGTTTAGGTCCTTTTAATTACGACGCCGAAACCTACACCAATTTGTTGTGGGTTTCGGAAGGGTTTACCAGTTATTACGCCAATGTAATTTTACGGCGTAGCGGTTTTTTAGGGAACGAACAATACTTGGCTACTCTGGCAGAAGAAATAAGCGCTTTGGAAAATGCTCCGGGCGTACGGGTGCAATCAGCCGCCGAGTCGAGCTTTGATGCTTGGATTAAGTATTACCGGCCCAACGAAAACTCGGCTAACGCGGGTACTTCTTATTACTCCAAGGGCGCGGTGATTGGCTTATTATTAAACTTAGAAATTTTGCATCGTACCAACGGACAGAAAAGTTTGGATGATGTAATGCGCCAGTTGTACCAGCAGTATTACAAAAAACTAGATCGCGGATTTACCGATGCAGAGTTTAAACAAGCCGCCGAACAAGTAGCCGGCAGTAAACTCGATGCCTTTTTCAGCGATTACATTTACGGAATTAAAACCCCTGCTTACGCTACTTTCTTTGGTTATGCAGGTTTAAATGTTGTGAACCAAAATGCCGGAAAACAAGACGCTAATTTAGGAGCCAAAGTTGCCTTGACAAGCGGGCGGCAACTCGTTACCGCGGTGGTGCGGGATGGCAGCGCCTGGAAAGGCGGTTTAAACGTAAACGACGAAATTCTGGCTTTAAACGGCTACCGTATCACCGACGACGTGAATCAATCGCTGGTAGGAGCCAGGCCGGGCCAGCCCATCAGTTTACTCGTGAACCGCGACGGGCAAATGCTTCATCTAGAATTTCCGCTGGTACCCTCCGAAGTGCGCAGTTACAAAATCAGCCTGAGTGACAAGCCTTCGAAGGAACAATCAAAAATAGTAGCTGCCTGGATGAATGGTAAGTAA
- a CDS encoding DUF2147 domain-containing protein, with product MKNLLLVLVLFLAVSKLAIAQTADNTPVGTWTNEDKEARFEIYKCGSKLCGKIVWLKEPLRDGKPKLDRSNPDKNLQNRPILGLIFMQNFESDSDNKWDNGTIYDPKSGKTYSCYMKVLSKDQMEVKGYIGISLIGRTQNWVRVK from the coding sequence ATGAAAAACTTGTTATTAGTGTTGGTGCTTTTTTTAGCTGTAAGTAAACTAGCAATTGCTCAAACGGCTGATAATACGCCCGTTGGCACTTGGACCAACGAAGATAAAGAAGCCCGATTCGAAATATACAAATGTGGCAGTAAGTTGTGCGGCAAAATAGTTTGGCTGAAAGAACCTTTACGCGATGGAAAACCCAAACTGGACCGTTCTAACCCGGATAAGAATTTACAAAACCGGCCTATTTTGGGATTGATTTTTATGCAGAATTTTGAATCTGATAGTGATAACAAGTGGGATAATGGTACTATTTACGATCCTAAAAGCGGTAAAACGTATTCTTGCTACATGAAAGTTTTAAGTAAAGACCAAATGGAAGTAAAAGGCTACATTGGCATCTCGCTTATTGGTCGTACGCAAAACTGGGTGCGGGTAAAGTAA
- a CDS encoding C40 family peptidase yields the protein MKLIWVLFGITLLALVAYGFWRPANIRDTNGDSREMPTETKNSFLKSTNYSTNADTREASKLYKNYKGELSITALRDSLVQFAQQHQGLPYQEAGLKPTGFDCSGFVQYTFAHFGLEVPHSSALLAKEGEPVPLSAGRKADLVIFTGTTIADRTPGHVGIVVNNGVNGLEFIHASSNGGVKISKVDSTGYAQRFLQVRRVL from the coding sequence ATGAAACTAATCTGGGTACTTTTTGGCATTACATTACTGGCGCTGGTAGCTTACGGCTTCTGGCGTCCGGCAAATATACGGGACACCAACGGAGATTCCAGAGAAATGCCCACTGAAACCAAAAACTCCTTCCTTAAATCAACCAACTATTCAACAAATGCCGATACCCGAGAGGCCTCCAAGTTGTATAAAAATTATAAAGGAGAACTTTCTATTACTGCTTTACGGGACAGCTTGGTGCAGTTTGCCCAACAACACCAGGGATTGCCCTACCAAGAAGCCGGATTAAAGCCCACGGGTTTCGACTGCTCCGGATTTGTACAGTACACGTTTGCTCATTTTGGGTTAGAAGTACCGCATTCCTCCGCCTTATTAGCCAAAGAAGGCGAGCCAGTGCCCTTATCAGCAGGTCGGAAAGCCGATCTAGTTATTTTTACGGGAACTACCATCGCCGACCGTACTCCCGGCCACGTCGGCATTGTAGTGAATAACGGCGTTAACGGATTGGAATTTATTCACGCCTCCTCGAATGGCGGGGTAAAAATCAGCAAAGTTGACTCTACCGGGTATGCACAACGTTTTTTGCAAGTGCGCCGCGTATTGTAG
- a CDS encoding PfkB family carbohydrate kinase, whose amino-acid sequence MSLLVIGSVAFDALETPFGKTDKILGGAGMFIALAASNFVKPINLVSVVGGDFLQSDIAMMQEHGVNTEGLQIKENEKSFFWKGRYFNDMNSRETLVTELNVLGDFDPIIPESYQDCSYLMLGNLAPQVQKQVIERLKNRPKLVVMDTMNFWMNIALDDLMQTIALVDVLSINDEEARQLAGDYSLRKAAKKIMAMGPKFLIIKKGEHGALLFHEEQVFFAPALPLEEVFDPTGAGDTFAGGFIGYLAKTDDYSFENMKRAVIHGSALASFCVEKFGPERIINLTETEVQERVQQFVNLASFEI is encoded by the coding sequence ATGAGTTTATTAGTAATTGGGTCAGTGGCGTTCGATGCCCTGGAAACTCCTTTCGGTAAAACCGATAAAATTTTAGGTGGTGCGGGTATGTTTATTGCGCTAGCCGCTTCAAATTTTGTGAAACCCATCAACCTGGTATCGGTAGTAGGGGGTGATTTTTTGCAATCGGATATCGCTATGATGCAGGAACATGGCGTTAATACCGAAGGCTTGCAGATTAAAGAAAATGAAAAATCGTTTTTTTGGAAAGGCCGCTATTTTAACGACATGAACAGCCGCGAAACCTTGGTAACCGAACTAAACGTACTCGGCGACTTCGACCCGATTATTCCGGAAAGTTACCAGGATTGTTCGTATTTAATGCTGGGGAATCTGGCACCGCAAGTGCAAAAGCAGGTAATTGAGCGTTTAAAAAACCGCCCGAAACTCGTGGTGATGGATACCATGAATTTCTGGATGAACATTGCCCTCGATGATTTGATGCAAACTATTGCCCTAGTAGACGTGCTTAGTATTAACGACGAAGAAGCCCGCCAACTGGCTGGCGATTACTCGTTACGCAAAGCAGCTAAGAAAATTATGGCCATGGGGCCTAAGTTTTTGATTATTAAAAAAGGCGAACACGGGGCATTATTGTTTCACGAGGAACAAGTGTTTTTTGCTCCGGCCTTGCCCCTGGAAGAAGTGTTTGACCCAACTGGTGCCGGCGATACCTTTGCGGGCGGCTTTATTGGTTACTTAGCCAAAACCGACGATTATTCTTTCGAAAATATGAAACGGGCCGTTATTCATGGTTCGGCTTTAGCCTCGTTCTGCGTCGAAAAATTTGGCCCCGAACGAATTATTAATTTAACCGAAACCGAAGTACAGGAGCGCGTACAACAATTCGTAAATCTGGCTTCTTTTGAAATTTAG